In Tenebrio molitor chromosome 1, icTenMoli1.1, whole genome shotgun sequence, the sequence CTGGCCGCGTAACTTGCCAGGTAAGTGTGGTTATCTATCAACAAAATACTTTGGCTTGATTACATTTATTTGGTGCTattgataatgataatgatgTACTAATTACCCAACATTCTCGGTGTTAATTAAGTACTAATGATTTCGTTAATGTTGGTTGGCTCTAATTAAAGTGAAAATGTACACcactcatttaaattttttgttagtgattaacattttgaaaaaatggggCTTTCTGTATTGAAAACGTGATTTGAGTTGGGAATTGTGATAGCAGCATGAATCACCAATCTTGAGAAACTTCTAGATTAAAATAATCAGTGATTTTTGTACTCTGATCACGCAAGTTGACTTCACTAACGGTGTTTTTCCAAAATGGCACTGTTAAATGAATACAgaacaatacaaaattctCCTCAGATTTTTATTACTAAAACAAATAGAACATTTTTAATGGACTTGGAAATGTTTGTCAAGGACTGCAAGTTTATTAAGTCTGTGAAATTTTACTAACGTAATTATTGCAAACAAGAATTGTTATAGTTATTACTACTGCGGCAAATTGCGAAATAAGTGTTAacattgaataaaaaaatgtgtattgtGTAAATGTAATtagaaattgtttaaaattatgtttgttgGGAAGTGAATGACTTTGGAGCACTTTTAGCAATTGTACATATTTTGGTAAGCCCTAGTAAAGAGGAGATTACACTCTGGTAAATTTAGCATGCAACATTGAGGTTATGATAACTACTAGTCAACAAGTAGTCTTCGTGATGACTCCTATCTACCTATTTGTTGAAATGCTGTGACTTTTTTTGAAGGATGTGTTTCGACCTAGATAAGTTCCGAAAGCCCCAGATGGAAATTTTACTCAAATCTGATTTATCACTGTAGCTATAAACACTGgcgtaatatatttttatctcTTGTTTAATAACACggacaaacatttttatctgTTGCAATCAGTAATTAATGTTGACTTTATTTTCGCGTCAAACGCTTCGCAGTATAAAAAAGTTAGCTTCAACACTTTTCAATACCGTTTCGTGAGTGTCTTTTGAAACTCCGCCACATAAATTCAGTCTTTTTTTGCAGATGACGCGAGAATCAAATTTAAGAAGTACGTTAATACTCTTGCACAAACCAAGACCGAGGGTGACGACAAATTCCTCACGTTAAAAACGAAATATCACAACTATCTGGAGTCGCCGAAGCCGACGCTATCGCAGCCTGCGTTTCCGCCGAGCGATCCTAGAAATTCCTTGGGAATTCCTGTTTCGCCGGACTGCAGCCCTTCAAAGTCACCTGCTCACAGACAGCCCCCGCCTTACAGACCGCCACCCCCAGTAACTCCCACAAACTCCCTTGATAACGTGTCATTAAGCTCCATCATGTCAGCACAAGATGTGACACCGCAAGCGCCGCCGAGACGGAAGGCCGCTGACAGGCAAAAATCTCTGGATGAAGAGTCGACTCCGACGAGACAAATTAATAACGGGGGAGATGTGAATAATTGTGATGAGAAGCAAACGGTTAGCGTCAAGGAGAGGATGGAAAAATTTAACAGGATGGCTTCGATGGAGGACGAGTTGAGTCCGAAGCAGCCGAAGTCTGCGGAAAGGAGTAAAGTGAATAAGGTGAGGGAATTTGTCATTTGACGTTTCGAAGAGTTGACGAGGCCCCTGCCGGGTCGAAACgtggaaattttaattaatcccGCCAATCAGATCGTGTATTTTTCCAGACAGTATTGTAGTATTTGGCAGTACCTAATTTAATGTTTGATTAATACCCACTCGACTTTCTTCACGATTCATTAGTACTGTAGCTTATGGGTGCGTTAGTTGTTTTGTGGAACACTGGGTCGAGAAAAGGTCCACACTTATTGTTTCTAGATAGTAATTAATTTCTGTGACGCAATTAACGGTATCGAGAAATTCCGATAACTAATCATATTGATGTATGGCTAAGGGAGTTGTGCAAATGGAAAAGTCATCCGAATGGAGTCCGCTCGTTCGTAATTTAATCTAACATGGGCGAGATGCATATTTAATGATGTACCTTTAGTTGTAATCAGCGTTAAAAGTACACCTAGTCACTCCGATAACGTATCAAAAAATGACTAATGACCCTATTGCAAGAATGTGTTCAGTCATTGAGTTATTTAAGATTTTCTGATGTGTTTGTTTATCCCTGCTGCGATCACAAATTAGTTTACGGGAACCCACGTGCCGGTTAGGCCATCTTATTCTAATGACGTACGAAACACTATGGGCCGTTGTATTTATGATATCAATTATTGCCTGTCAAGTGACTTGCGTTTTGTCCAACGGACAATGTTAGATCGAAACCGGAGAACGTGTTCTCTTGTAAATGTTAAACATCGTGACAACATTTTGACGATCTGTCGTCCTGTGGCGAATTGCCGTTCACTTTTCACGCTTGCAAAATGGGTGCTTGGAAGGTTTCAAACAGGACCCGCTGGAGCCGGATTTTTCCCTCATTGCTTGTTTTGATTCGGCTCTTATCTCGTTTTCGGTTTAGGAAGCTTTCCCAGAACAGGTAGATCTGCAAGGTAAATGATAGCTTTGTCATAACGGAGTGACAAGTGTCGGATTTCAAAACCTTCTAATTCGGACTAATAGGTCTACTTTCACTGAGAGGCCAAGACTGGACCTTGTCTTTGGGGTTAGCTTTAAAAAGTATTTAAAACGCAAGTTTTTCCATGAATAATatgtgtaatttattttagttgtAGCAACGATATCCTTGTgaagttattttcataattattaGTATGAAGGACTGCACCGGGAGGGGCAACTTCTACCcacaaatttattatatatttttttttttgtaatttttcattaatgcATATGGTGGGAGcagtttttgtgatttttgtaTCTAGTAGAGtgtgttaatttaattattaagttTTAATGAAGGTGAATCAatcaacatttttggtttGGTTTTGATATTCCAAAACAGTCAATCTCaaaatggtataatttgccaacaaaaagAGCATTTATCTTCTTGAAACCTGAGTTTACAGCTCTATTAAATGGGAACGAGCCAGCCCAATTTCAGGGTAGatgtcttggattttctcatgggctataaGTCaaatctgcgcaaacgacgaatatcagTCTCAAGTGGGcactacaaaccgaccggaaaacatcgtcattcgttacatTAGTTTAGGCTATTTGTATgtgtttgaatttgaaagtagtcgacgtcTTCAGTTTTCagttacagatttttcacaagtttgtcgctccgccttcgcgcatatatttccaaggtcacagcccatgagagaatccaacacctctaccaCTGCCTGCTCCTAACAAATCCCATTGTCGCATAATTTACCATGATTCAATTGCGCAGGTCATAAATGAAcgcaatttttgattttataatCCACTAgtggattttattaaaaatgtaattaatattttttccctaaattttgtaaataagtaTTGAGAGTGAATTCATGCGTCAGtgtaaaaatcagaaaatgaaaatttagtttaaaattattcatttttaaatttatagcTTTAT encodes:
- the LOC138141470 gene encoding ankyrin repeat domain-containing protein SOWAHA-like isoform X3 → MATSNLTLEQIYDYFKENGNVVKNRELVHHFKEYLTDPATKDDARIKFKKYVNTLAQTKTEGDDKFLTLKTKYHNYLESPKPTLSQPAFPPSDPRNSLGIPVSPDCSPSKSPAHRQPPPYRPPPPVTPTNSLDNVSLSSIMSAQDVTPQAPPRRKAADRQKSLDEESTPTRQINNGGDVNNCDEKQTVSVKERMEKFNRMASMEDELSPKQPKSAERSKVNKKRWSR
- the LOC138141470 gene encoding ankyrin repeat domain-containing protein SOWAHA-like isoform X2; translated protein: MATSNLTLEQIYDYFKENGNVVKNRELVHHFKEYLTDPATKDDARIKFKKYVNTLAQTKTEGDDKFLTLKTKYHNYLESPKPTLSQPAFPPSDPRNSLGIPVSPDCSPSKSPAHRQPPPYRPPPPVTPTNSLDNVSLSSIMSAQDVTPQAPPRRKAADRQKSLDEESTPTRQINNGGDVNNCDEKQTVSVKERMEKFNRMASMEDELSPKQPKSAERSKVNKGAEEDDGASVTSLEPKKCMEWYVTASKGDIQELLKLAQDEPRLVNRKDPFTVRWRR
- the LOC138141470 gene encoding ankyrin repeat domain-containing protein SOWAHA-like isoform X1, whose amino-acid sequence is MATSNLTLEQIYDYFKENGNVVKNRELVHHFKEYLTDPATKDDARIKFKKYVNTLAQTKTEGDDKFLTLKTKYHNYLESPKPTLSQPAFPPSDPRNSLGIPVSPDCSPSKSPAHRQPPPYRPPPPVTPTNSLDNVSLSSIMSAQDVTPQAPPRRKAADRQKSLDEESTPTRQINNGGDVNNCDEKQTVSVKERMEKFNRMASMEDELSPKQPKSAERSKVNKGAEEDDGASVTSLLLQLEPKKCMEWYVTASKGDIQELLKLAQDEPRLVNRKDPFTVRWRR